Proteins found in one Sphingomonas sp. SORGH_AS_0879 genomic segment:
- the araG gene encoding L-arabinose ABC transporter ATP-binding protein AraG, whose product MSERLRFDHVGKRFPGVVALDDISFTVAAGEVRALIGENGAGKSTLLKILSGQYRPDAGTLAVDGRPCAFHRPRDAQDAGIAIIHQELQLVPDLSVAENLMLGTLPARGGWVDRADLHARAASVLARLGEEIAPDTRLGSLSIGQRQMVEIGRALLRDARIIAFDEPTSSLSARETDRLMAIIGELRAGGAAILYVSHRMEEVYALADSATVLRDGRHVTDVSPIGPSDADRLIAAMAGREIADIYHYRPRARGREALTIDGITGPGVRAPLSLQVAEGEILGLFGLVGAGRSELFRLVYGAARPSAGRVLRDGVVLPPGEPRAAIAAGLGLCPEDRKDAGLIPLASVRENIAMAWRNLRGGTPWLRRRAERNGAAAVIADMRVKTASAETPIAQLSGGNQQKAVIGRWLMAEARVLLLDEPTRGIDVGARSEIYDRLYRFAEAGGSVLFASSDMAEVLGVADRIAVMREGTLAAVIPREQANAETLLRLALPESTTSSVREPMPV is encoded by the coding sequence ATGAGCGAACGGTTGCGCTTCGATCATGTCGGCAAGCGGTTTCCCGGCGTTGTCGCGCTCGACGACATATCCTTCACCGTCGCGGCGGGCGAGGTGCGCGCGTTGATCGGCGAGAATGGCGCGGGCAAGTCGACGCTGCTGAAGATCCTGTCTGGCCAGTATCGCCCCGATGCCGGTACGCTGGCGGTCGATGGGCGGCCTTGTGCCTTTCACCGACCGCGCGACGCGCAGGATGCCGGAATCGCGATCATCCATCAGGAATTGCAACTCGTGCCCGACCTGTCGGTCGCCGAGAATCTGATGCTCGGTACGCTGCCCGCGCGGGGCGGCTGGGTCGATCGCGCGGATCTGCACGCCCGCGCCGCTTCGGTGCTGGCCCGGCTGGGCGAGGAGATCGCGCCGGACACGCGGCTCGGCAGCCTGTCGATCGGCCAGCGTCAGATGGTCGAGATCGGCCGCGCGCTGCTGCGCGACGCCCGCATCATCGCGTTCGACGAGCCGACCAGTTCGCTGAGCGCGCGCGAGACGGACCGACTGATGGCGATCATCGGCGAATTGCGCGCGGGCGGTGCGGCGATCCTGTATGTCAGCCACCGGATGGAAGAGGTCTATGCCCTGGCCGACAGCGCCACGGTGCTGCGCGACGGGCGTCATGTGACCGATGTCTCGCCGATCGGTCCCAGCGACGCCGACCGGCTGATCGCCGCGATGGCCGGACGAGAGATCGCCGACATCTATCACTATCGCCCCCGCGCAAGGGGGCGCGAGGCGTTGACGATCGACGGCATCACGGGGCCGGGGGTCCGCGCGCCGCTGTCGTTGCAGGTGGCCGAGGGAGAGATACTGGGCCTGTTCGGGCTGGTCGGGGCGGGGCGTTCCGAGCTGTTCCGGCTGGTGTACGGCGCGGCACGACCGAGCGCGGGACGGGTGTTGCGCGATGGTGTCGTACTGCCGCCCGGCGAGCCGCGTGCGGCGATCGCCGCCGGCCTGGGCCTGTGCCCAGAGGATCGCAAGGACGCCGGGCTGATCCCGCTGGCCTCTGTGCGGGAGAATATCGCGATGGCTTGGCGTAACCTGCGGGGCGGTACGCCGTGGCTGCGGCGCCGTGCCGAACGCAACGGCGCGGCGGCGGTCATCGCCGATATGCGGGTCAAGACCGCCAGCGCCGAGACGCCGATCGCGCAATTGTCGGGCGGCAACCAGCAAAAGGCAGTGATCGGCCGCTGGCTGATGGCGGAGGCCCGCGTCCTGCTGCTCGACGAACCGACGCGCGGTATCGATGTCGGCGCGCGCAGCGAAATCTACGACCGGCTGTACCGCTTCGCCGAAGCGGGCGGCAGCGTCCTGTTCGCCTCGTCCGACATGGCCGAAGTGC